A DNA window from Delphinus delphis chromosome 6, mDelDel1.2, whole genome shotgun sequence contains the following coding sequences:
- the SLC25A51 gene encoding mitochondrial nicotinamide adenine dinucleotide transporter SLC25A51 isoform X1, translating into MDSEAHEKRPPILTSSKQDIAPHIANVSEMKHYLCGCCAAFNNIAITFPIQKVLFRQQLYGIKTRDAILQLRRDGFRNLYRGILPPLMQKTTTLALMFGLYEDLSCLLRKHVSTPEFATCSLAAVLAGTTEAIFTPLERVQTLLQDHKHHDKFTNTYQAFKALKCHGIREYYRGLVPVLFRNGFSNVLFFSLRGPIKEYLPTATTHGAHLVNDFICGGLLGAMLGILFFPVNVVKTRMQSQIGGEFQSFPKVFQKIWLERDRKLTNLFRGAHLNYHRSLISWGIINATYEFLLKII; encoded by the coding sequence ATGGATTCAGAAGCTCATGAAAAGAGGCCACCAATCCTAACATCTTCAAAGCAAGATATAGCACCTCATATTGCAAATGTTAGTGAAATGAAGCATTACTTGTGTGGCTGCTGTGCGGCTTTCAACAATATAGCCATCACATTTCCCATTCAGAAGGTCCTCTTTCGGCAACAGCTGTATGGAATCAAAACCCGGGATGCAATACTTCAGTTGAGGAGGGATGGGTTTCGAAATTTGTATCGCGGAATCCTTCCCCCTTTAATGCAGAAGACGACTACACTGGCACTTATGTTTGGTCTGTATGAGGATTTATCTTGCCTTCTCCGTAAGCATGTCAGTACCCCAGAGTTTGCAACCTGTAGCCTGGCCGCAGTACTTGCAGGAACGACAGAAGCAATTTTCACTCCATTGGAAAGAGTTCAAACATTGCTTCAAGACCACAAGCATCATGACAAATTTACAAACACTTATCAGGCTTTCAAAGCACTGAAATGCCATGGAATTAGAGAGTATTATCGAGGCTTGGTGCCTGTTCTTTTCCGTAACGGATTCAGCAATGTCCTTTTTTTTAGCCTTCGAGGTCCCATCAAGGAGTACCTGCCTACAGCAACAACCCACGGTGCTCATTTGGTCAATGATTTTATCTGCGGGGGCCTGTTGGGTGCCATGTTGGGGATCTTGTTTTTCCCAGTTAACGTTGTAAAAACTCGCATGCAATCTCAGATTGGTGGGGAATTTCAGTCTTTCCCTAAGGTTTTCCAAAAAATCTGGCTAGAACGGGACAGGAAACTGACAAATCTTTTCAGAGGTGCCCATCTGAATTACCATCGATCCCTCATCTCTTGGGGCATAATTAATGCGACTTATGAGTTCTTGTTAAAGATTATATGA
- the SLC25A51 gene encoding mitochondrial nicotinamide adenine dinucleotide transporter SLC25A51 isoform X2: MGNPVIKVDSRRENLTDLTMEEIEEVIKKLPSPKTPVPDGVSASGTLTPELDMKIVLKLETWLKKSFPKKILSNTMDSEAHEKRPPILTSSKQDIAPHIANVSEMKHYLCGCCAAFNNIAITFPIQKVLFRQQLYGIKTRDAILQLRRDGFRNLYRGILPPLMQKTTTLALMFGLYEDLSCLLRKHVSTPEFATCSLAAVLAGTTEAIFTPLERVQTLLQDHKHHDKFTNTYQAFKALKCHGIREYYRGLVPVLFRNGFSNVLFFSLRGPIKEYLPTATTHGAHLVNDFICGGLLGAMLGILFFPVNVVKTRMQSQIGGEFQSFPKVFQKIWLERDRKLTNLFRGAHLNYHRSLISWGIINATYEFLLKII; the protein is encoded by the exons ATGG gaaatccaGTTATCAAAGTTGACTCCAGAAGAGAGAACCTAACAGACCTAACAATGGAAGAAATTGAGGAAGTTATCAAAAAGCTACCATCCCCCAAAACACCAGTCCCAGATGGTGTTTCAG CCAGTGGAACATTGACACCTGAACTTGACATGAAGATAGTACTGAAATTGGAAACTTG gttAAAAAAATCCTTCCCGAAGAAGATCTTAAGCAACACGATGGATTCAGAAGCTCATGAAAAGAGGCCACCAATCCTAACATCTTCAAAGCAAGATATAGCACCTCATATTGCAAATGTTAGTGAAATGAAGCATTACTTGTGTGGCTGCTGTGCGGCTTTCAACAATATAGCCATCACATTTCCCATTCAGAAGGTCCTCTTTCGGCAACAGCTGTATGGAATCAAAACCCGGGATGCAATACTTCAGTTGAGGAGGGATGGGTTTCGAAATTTGTATCGCGGAATCCTTCCCCCTTTAATGCAGAAGACGACTACACTGGCACTTATGTTTGGTCTGTATGAGGATTTATCTTGCCTTCTCCGTAAGCATGTCAGTACCCCAGAGTTTGCAACCTGTAGCCTGGCCGCAGTACTTGCAGGAACGACAGAAGCAATTTTCACTCCATTGGAAAGAGTTCAAACATTGCTTCAAGACCACAAGCATCATGACAAATTTACAAACACTTATCAGGCTTTCAAAGCACTGAAATGCCATGGAATTAGAGAGTATTATCGAGGCTTGGTGCCTGTTCTTTTCCGTAACGGATTCAGCAATGTCCTTTTTTTTAGCCTTCGAGGTCCCATCAAGGAGTACCTGCCTACAGCAACAACCCACGGTGCTCATTTGGTCAATGATTTTATCTGCGGGGGCCTGTTGGGTGCCATGTTGGGGATCTTGTTTTTCCCAGTTAACGTTGTAAAAACTCGCATGCAATCTCAGATTGGTGGGGAATTTCAGTCTTTCCCTAAGGTTTTCCAAAAAATCTGGCTAGAACGGGACAGGAAACTGACAAATCTTTTCAGAGGTGCCCATCTGAATTACCATCGATCCCTCATCTCTTGGGGCATAATTAATGCGACTTATGAGTTCTTGTTAAAGATTATATGA